The following proteins come from a genomic window of Pleuronectes platessa chromosome 2, fPlePla1.1, whole genome shotgun sequence:
- the LOC128446653 gene encoding G0/G1 switch protein 2 yields the protein METMQELIPFAKEMLGQKPRRGLLKVYLLGSMFAVLGTIIGLVETVCQPFSSGQWMDAEMVQMLAREQRTVKAETQNNVGVQEGTEENEEAELAHKNGARTLSMTLSKTHRLSHRSMANRLHAS from the coding sequence ATGGAAACCATGCAGGAGCTGATCCCCTTTGCCAAAGAGATGTTGGGACAGAAACCCAGACGGGGTCTTTTGAAGGTTTATCTGCTGGGCTCTATGTTTGCTGTACTGGGGACAATCATCGGGTTGGTTGAAACTGTTTGTCAACCCTTCTCCTCTGGTCAGTGGATGGATGCAGAAATGGTCCAGATGTTGGCCCGGGAGCAGAGAACTGTAAAGGCGGAGACACAGAACAATGTGGGAGTCCAGGAAGGTACGGAGGAGAATGAGGAGGCGGAGCTGGCTCATAAAAATGGGGCCAGGACCCTCAGTATGACACTCTCTAAGACTCACAGACTCAGCCATCGAAGCATGGCAAACCGGCTGCATGCTTCCTAA